A single Aspergillus puulaauensis MK2 DNA, chromosome 7, nearly complete sequence DNA region contains:
- a CDS encoding putative amidase (COG:J;~EggNog:ENOG410PFKV;~InterPro:IPR023631,IPR036928,IPR000120,IPR020556;~PFAM:PF01425;~go_function: GO:0016787 - hydrolase activity [Evidence IEA]) encodes MASAPTREELLGTAKKVSFEIQQNEVSEYEELLARTKKTLETVAAMDDYQPTPDLTLHPRKDIHLPNPDSPSNPLNAWAWRFTLTSTSPANTSLNGKTLCLKDNICVAGIPCLLGTSTITNWTPQTDASIVPRILNASGTITGKAVCENLSRGAVSSTAATGPVHNPYARGYSAGGSSSGTAALVASGDVDLGIGCDQGGSIRIPAALTGVYGVKPTAGLVPYTGIVSHEASLDVVGPMARGCRDVSVLLGVVAGWDGVDDRAGPGVPGFGDVPCYEMLMEGGIQGVRIGVLKEGLPGGIDAGVEEKFRRAVGVFEGLGARVCEVSVPLHAQARSVYSVLSKMGNHMGMLGQATGRRQVMLTDLYEKKGLPYKPEAVSKMSVMSKEGLLSGEFAWQHYPAVYPKAVNIMRKLKDLYDEVLSSVDVIVMPTTLCPARPLPAANASPLAQIDAAKGMTENTCSFNATGHPALAMPIGFVPAEDASIQLPASMQIVGRWYDEAMILRCAYAWEQAVDWKGF; translated from the exons ATGGCTTCAGCTCCAACACGAGAAGAATTGCTCGGCACAGCCAAAAAGGTCTCATTCGAGATCCAACAAAATGAAGTCTCGGAGTATGAAGAGCTCCTCGCGCGCACGAAGAAGACCCTCGAGACTGTTGCGGCAATGGACG ACTACCAACCAACACCAGACCTCACACTCCACCCCAGGAAAGACATCCACCTCCCCAATCCCGACTCCCCCTCAAACCCCTTAAACGCCTGGGCCTGGCGATTCACTCTTACTtccacctccccagccaaCACATCTTTAAACGGGAAAACCCTCTGCCTAAAAGACAACATCTGCGTCGCAGGCATCCCCTGCCTCCTCGGCACATCCACAATAACAAACTGGACCCCCCAAACCGACGCCTCAATCGTGCCCCGCATCCTCAACGCCAGCGGGACCATCACCGGAAAAGCCGTCTGCGAGAACCTCTCCCGCGGCGCCGTAAGTTCCACAGCGGCCACAGGCCCAGTGCATAACCCGTACGCGCGCGGGTATTCCGCCGGCGGGAGTAGTTCCGGCACGGCGGCGCTCGTTGCATCAGGTGATGTGGATTTGGGGATTGGCTGTGATCAGGGCGGGAGTATACGCATTCCGGCGGCGTTGACGGGGGTGTATGGGGTTAAGCCGACGGCGGGGTTAGTCCCGTATACGGGGATTGTGAGTCACGAGGCGAGTCTGGATGTTGTGGGGCCTATGGCGAGGGGGTGTAGGGATGTTTCGGTGTTGCTTGGGGTTGTGGCGGGGTGGGATGGGGTTGATGATCGGGCTGGGCCTGGGGTTCCGGGTTTTGGCGATGTTCCGTGTTATGAGATGTTGATGGAGGGGGGGATTCAGGGGGTTAGGATTGGGGTTTTGAAGGAGGGGTTGCCTGGTGGGATtgatgctggggttgaggagaagtTTAGACGGGCTGTTGGTGTTTTTGAAGGACTGGGTGCGAGAGTCTGCGAGGTCAGCGTGCCGCTTCATGCGCAGGCGAGGAGTGTTTATTCCGTGCTGAGCAAGATGGGGAATCATATGGGGATGTTGGGGCAGGCGACTGGTCGACGACAAGTCATGCTAACTGATTTATATGAGAAGAAGGGTCTTCCTTACAAGCCTGAAGCTGTCAGCAAA ATGAGCGTGATGAGCAAAGAGGGTCTTCTTAGCGGCGAATTCGCCTGGCAGCACTACCCAGCAGTCTACCCAAAAGCCGTAAACATCATGCGGAAACTAAAAGATCTATACGATGAAGTTCTCTCCTCCGTGGATGTGATCGTGATGCCGACGACCCTTTGCCCTGCAAGGCCTCTCCCGGCAGCAAATGCAAGTCCACTGGCTCAAATCGACGCCGCGAAAGGGATGACGGAGAATACATGTTCATTCAATGCTACGGGCCATCCTGCACTGGCGATGCCAATTGGGTTTGTACcggcggaggatgcgagTATACAGTTACCGGCTAGTATGCAGATTGTGGGTAGATGGTATGATGAGGCGATGATTTTACGATGTGCGTATGCATGGGAGCAGGCGGTTGACTGGAAGGGTTTTTAG
- a CDS encoding class I SAM-dependent methyltransferase (COG:S;~EggNog:ENOG410PFNZ;~InterPro:IPR029063;~PFAM:PF13649,PF13489,PF08242,PF08241,PF13847) has product MVSPACERSPSGSIPIASLINSDMDQYYPSGSRDEDLSDADSAYGGDSLIGDDTKTLSTYITDYRYEFGRRYHSYRDGAYWGPNDEVANAQQDLAHHMYFLTLDGRLHLAPIENPQDILDVGTGTGIWAIDAADEFLSARVTGVDLSPIQPAFVPPNCTFEIDDITLPWTYPENQFDFIHVRELFGCIPDWDEFFRNCLHCLKPGGYIEVVEHSVQPVADDDTMGPDHFYHEWGQVVVESGERFGKTFRIWEESASRLKRTGFVDVVETGYKWPMNGWSADPKLHELGRWNQFRLHGGVEGFMLRLLTSTLGWSYESAQVHLAQMRASLRDYRTHAYLPGTVVYARKPGLR; this is encoded by the exons ATGGTCAGCCCGGCCTGCGAGCGCTCTCCCAGCGGCTCCATCCCTATCGCTTCGCTCATCAACTCCGACATGGACCAGTATTATCCCTCTGGCAGCCGTGACGAGGACCTTTCCGATGCCGATTCCGCGTACGGGGGCGACTCGCTGATCGGGGATGACACCAAGACTCTGTCCACCTACATCACCGACTACCGGTACGAGTTTGGCCGTCGATACCATTCTTATCGCGACGGCGCATACTGG GGTCCAAACGATGAAGTCGCAAATGCCCAGCAGGACCTCGCCCACCACATGTATTTCCTCACGCTCGACGGTCGGCTGCACTTGGCCCCGATCGAGAACCCCCAG GATATTCTCGACGTCGGCACAGGAACCGGGATCTGGGCAAT agacgccgccgacgagtTCCTCAGCGCCCGCGTCACCGGCGTCGACCTCTCCCCCATCCAACCCGCCTTCGTCCCCCCAAACTGCACCTTCGAAATCGACGACATCACTCTCCCCTGGACCTACCCCGAAAACCAATTCGACTTTATCCACGTCCGCGAGCTCTTCGGCTGCATCCCCGACTGGGACGAGTTCTTCCGCAACTGCCTGCACTGCCTCAAGCCGGGCGGGTATATCGAAGTCGTCGAACACTCCGTCCAACCGGTCGCCGATGACGACACGATGGGCCCAGACCACTTCTATCACGAATGGGGGCAGGTAGTCGTCGAGTCGGGCGAAAGATTCGGAAAGACATTTAGAATCTGGGAGGAGTCCGCATCGCGACTGAAACGAACTGGTTTCGTGGATGTCGTTGAGACGGGTTATAAGTGGCCTATGAATGG ATGGAGCGCCGACCCAAAACTGCACGAGCTGGGCCGCTGGAACCAATTTCGCCTCCACGGCGGTGTGGAGGGCTTCATGCTGCGCCTGCTGACGTCCACACTAGGCTGGTCGTATGAAAGCGCGCAGGTGCACCTCGCGCAGATGCGGGCATCGCTGCGAGATTACCGCACCCACGCCTATCTCCCGGGAACAGTGGTGTATGCTCGGAAACCGGGCCTTCGGTGA
- a CDS encoding FAD-dependent oxidoreductase (COG:S;~EggNog:ENOG410PJ3X;~InterPro:IPR036188,IPR002938;~PFAM:PF01494;~go_function: GO:0071949 - FAD binding [Evidence IEA]): protein MSVLRRLSALLPGSSQANEPDTTVLIVGAGSTGLALAQGLKKAGIPFIVVEKNESLHAQPRDWNMGLHWGAESLHSLVTPSMWARLQSVQVDPSTPTPESDAINFLNGQTGALMTSIPANKFYRLRRRKLRSLLAEDLAIRYSHRLQSITYSRNRKYATAHFTNNTSIKASLIVGADGARSAVRSHLLGPELGSIRTLPYSATFVQARYSAEQAVFLRKFHPLYLASINPANLFAFFGLHDIPDPARPETWVFFFYISWPCSLEEQRQTAHWTDAQRLQQGKEFSKHFTEPWNSAYEWLPEDQKVWYMNLTDFDPGAEAHRWDTSDGRVTLAGDAAHAMTYQRGQGLNHSITDAGRLAAATTDFVTGRKSRSDAIRAYEEEMIERGGEEVRMSTTNTEMVHDWSKVQESPIMKSGMTRVQDIKEPSLNNG, encoded by the exons ATGAGTGTCCTCCGTAGACTGTCGGCCCTGCTCCCCGGCAGCTCGCAGGCCAATGAGCCCGACACGACCGTGCTGATCGTTGGTGCAG GCTCAACTggactcgccctcgcccaggGTCTGAAAAAG GCCGGAATCcccttcatcgtcgtcgagaaGAACGAAAGCCTGCACGCACAGCCCCGAGACTGGAACATGGGTCTACACTGGGGCGCCGAATCACTGCACTCGCTCGTCACCCCATCCATGTGGGCGCGCCTGCAGAGCGTGCAAGTCGACCCCTCCACGCCCACGCCCGAAAGCGACGccatcaacttcctcaacggcCAGACCGGCGCCCTCATGACCTCCATCCCCGCAAACAAATTCTACCGTCTGCGCCGGCGCAAACTGCGCTCCCTGCTCGCCGAGGACCTAGCCATCCGCTACTCCCACAGACTCCAATCAATCACCTACTCCCGAAACCGCAAATACGCAACCGCCCATTTCACCAATAACACAAGCATAAAAGCATCCCTCATCGTCGGGGCCGATGGCGCCCGCTCAGCCGTCCGCTCGCACCTCCTAGGCCCCGAGCTTGGCTCCATCCGCACCCTCCCCTACAGCGCAACATTCGTCCAAGCGCGCTACTCCGCCGAGCAAGCCGTGTTCCTGCGCAAATTCCACCCGCTCTACCTCGCCTCCATAAACCCCGCCAACCTCTTCGCATTCTTCGGGCTGCACGATATTCCGGACCCCGCCAGGCCCGAGACATGGGTATTCTTCTTCTACATCTCGTGGCCGTGCTCGCTGGAAGAGCAACGCCAGACAGCGCACTGGACTGATGCGCAGCGTCTGCAGCAGGGGAAGGAGTTTTCGAAGCACTTCACGGAACCCTGGAACTCGGCGTATGAGTGGCTTCCTGAGGACCAGAAAGTGTGGTATATGAATCTGACGGATTTCGACCCCGGGGCAGAAGCGCATCGGTGGGATACGAGTGATGGGCGGGTGACGCTTGCTGGGGATGCGGCGCATGCGATGACGTATCAGCGGGGGCAGGGGTTGAATCATTCAATTACGGATGCGGGGAGGTTAGCTGCTGCGACTACGGATTTTGTTAcagggaggaagagcaggTCGGATGCTATACGAGCGTATGAAGAGGAGATGATTGAGCGGGGTGGAGAGGAGGTGCGAATGTCGACGACGAATACGGAGATGGTGCATGACTGGAGCAAAGTCCAGGAATCGCCGATTATGAAGAGTGGGATGACGAGGGTGcaggatatcaaggagccCAGCCTTAATAACGGATAA
- a CDS encoding glycoside hydrolase family 43 protein (CAZy:GH43;~COG:G;~EggNog:ENOG410PKCB;~InterPro:IPR023296,IPR006710,IPR041542,IPR013320;~PFAM:PF17851,PF04616;~go_function: GO:0004553 - hydrolase activity, hydrolyzing O-glycosyl compounds [Evidence IEA];~go_process: GO:0005975 - carbohydrate metabolic process [Evidence IEA]) produces MYTNPIISGSNPDPSIIRVGPDYFLVTSTFEYTPGAPIYHSKDLIKWTLIGHALTRPSQLQIQTPEPGGGVWATTIRYHQGVFYIVSSAFTRYRPQDDDRVWPRGFYVKTQDIWDEASWSDPVWFDAVGFDQDLFFDTDGTVYLSSTYRTHTRTPVAAGSKQLKDFGIHICTVDLETGTPTSKPKLIRSSNSGVSEGSHIFKRGKYYYLFTAEGGTESGHCEWVFRSEDGPFGPWVPGPVNPLWRNGVNDEIQNTGHADFVVDEGDRWWGVFLGVRPVWREMEGRWEESVFGRETFLVPVDWVDDWPVVNAGKKITLHSNSPHLYEYSPPVEWRDDFSSPTMQLGWYRKNTPVKKDYSLLSTLPGNNKGGLRLHGAPYTLSTPACPTLFLRKQTHRFCVWETRLKFVPDSVNVEAGTAVYLNYYTHVSIGVRLLPASESGLNGGKRIIRFTPTNTGPETQGVDVPLVSPDSDVVLRIECGDAYRFGFREVLRAADAGLEMHWVGEVRNRDLVEAPLPVGAPFTGIMLGLYSCGDREAVLAPADFASAEVTGLD; encoded by the exons ATGTACACAAACCCCATAATCTCAGGCTCAAACCCAGACCCATCCATAATCCGCGTCGGACCGGACTACTTCCTCGTAACATCCACCTTCGAATACACCCCAGGAGCACCAATCTACCACAGCAAGGACCTGATAAAATGGACCCTCATCGGCCACGCACTAACCCGGCCATCGCAGCTGCAGATCCAGACACCAGAGCCCGGGGGTGGGGTctgggcgacgacgattAGATACCACCAGGGGGTGTTTTATATTGTTTCCTCGGCGTTTACGCGGTATCGCCCGCAGGACGATGACAGGGTTTGGCCGAGGGGGTTTTATGTCAAGACGCAGGATATTTGGGATGAAGCGAGTTGGAGTGACCCTGTTTGGTTTGATGCTGTGGGGTTTGATCAGGAT ctcttcttcgacaccgATGGTACGGTCTATCTAAGCAGTACATACCGCACACACACCCGAACACCTGTCGCAGCCGGCAGCAAACAACTAAAAGACTTCGGTATCCATATCTGCACCGTCGACCTCGAAACCGGAACACCGACTTCAAAACCAAAACTGATCCGCTCCTCAAATTCCGGCGTTTCAGAGGGGTCGCATATCTTCAAGCGCGGGAAATACTACTACCTCTTCACAGCAGAGGGTGGGACCGAGTCGGGACACTGCGAGTGGGTTTTCCGCAGCGAAGACGGGCCGTTTGGACCATGGGTGCCTGGACCGGTGAATCCACTTTGGAGGAATGGGGTGAATGATGAGATTCAGAATACGGGGCATGCGgactttgttgttgatgaggggGACCGCTGGTGGGGGGTGTTTTTGGGGGTGAGGCCTGTTtggagggagatggagggcAGGTGGGAGGAGAGTGTTTTTG GAAGAGAAACGTTCCTCGTCCCCGTTGACTGGGTCGACGACTGGCCGGTTGTAAACGCCGGGAAGAAAATAACCCTACACAGCAACTCGCCTCATCTCTACGAGTACTCGCCGCCTGTTGAATGGCGCGACGACTTTAGCTCTCCGACCATGCAATTGGGCTGGTATAGGAAGAACACGCCGGTGAAGAAGGATTACAGCCTCCTTTCCACTCTACCTGGTAATAACAAGGGCGGACTGCGTCTCCACGGCGCTCCATATACTCTCTCGACGCCTGCCTGTCCGACACTGTTCCTGCGCAAGCAAACGCATAGATTCTGTGTTTGGGAGACTAGGTTGAAGTTCGTTCCTGACTCGGTGAATGTCGAGGCTGGGACGGCGGTATATTTGAATTATTATACGCATGTTAGTATCGGGGTCCGGTTACTCCCTGCTTCAGAATCCGGTTTGAATGGCGGGAAGAGAATCATCCGGTTTACGCCTACAAATACGGGACCTGAAACTCAGGGTGTGGATGTCCCGCTGGTTTCGCCGGATAGTGATGTGGTGCTACGGATTGAATGTGGCGATGCGTATCGGTTTGGATTCCGGGAAGTGTTGCGCGCTGCAGATGCAGGTTTAGAGATGCACTGGGTTGGAGAGGTGAGGAATAGAGACCTTGTTGAAGCACCGCTGCCTGTTGGAGCGCCCTTTACGGGGATCATGCTGGGGCTTTATTCGTGTGGTGATCGGGAAGCAGTTCTTGCTCCGGCGGATTTTGCTTCTGCTGAAGTAACTGGATTGGATTAA
- a CDS encoding uncharacterized protein (BUSCO:EOG092611G7;~COG:J;~EggNog:ENOG410PGE0;~InterPro:IPR014729,IPR009080,IPR032678,IPR024909, IPR015803;~PFAM:PF01406;~go_function: GO:0000166 - nucleotide binding [Evidence IEA];~go_function: GO:0004812 - aminoacyl-tRNA ligase activity [Evidence IEA];~go_function: GO:0004817 - cysteine-tRNA ligase activity [Evidence IEA];~go_function: GO:0005524 - ATP binding [Evidence IEA];~go_process: GO:0006418 - tRNA aminoacylation for protein translation [Evidence IEA];~go_process: GO:0006423 - cysteinyl-tRNA aminoacylation [Evidence IEA]), whose product MESRKQPPWTPPSHPSTSTSTPLPVPPLTVWNSLTRSKTPFVPIDPAGRKVTWYACGPTVYDDAHLGHARNYMSTDILRRIMRDYFGFDVRFVMNITDVDDKIIIRGRQQYLFKQYLDEHPVVTRGVLQSATVAYGFYIRENLSLLDPGTEPGWFAERVEDVYGVVLRGGTLDMEGKKPGDAEAKIRMHINTLIPAASMIADVTSYFAAQSEDVDELGGSITSDDFYNATREVYLPYIDSLKGSSVPADAYDIFTKLARKYENHFMKDMRGLNVLDPDEITRVTEYGQEIADFVEKIVANQFGYVTPDGSVYFDIDQFEKAGNHYARLEPWNRNNQPLQRDGEGALTKAVQKKSPDDFALWKASRPGEPAWPSPWGPGRPGWHIECSAMASSRLGSQIDVHSGGVDLAFPHHDNELAQSEAYWSSSQQWVNYFLHMGHLSIQGSKMSKSLKNFVTVRDALDRGDWTPRGLRIVFLLGGWRDGVEISDELVKASSSWEDKLTNFFIKAKDVASRDSSQTVEFSLSGALEVAQDRVHEHFCDSFNTPKVMASISDLVSVFNTHDIRSLDPTAVDAAARWVTRIVTILGLNGVALPDSAGIGWEGTDIPDAAKPFIYPLSAMRDSLRRVAKSDTPITSNQLQRIIDESTVTVDISDTGRSYADALDSFRSRISLLKVGVASTSKEILSLSDKLRDVDLFNLGIYLEDREDMPALVRPVTRDMIQTREELVQQAKEKQEEKGKQDSLVRGRLEKGKIRPLDMFKTTEFSAWDKDGLPTKDAAGEPVNKSRSKKLRKEWERQKKAHEAWIVANA is encoded by the coding sequence ATGGAGTCTCGCAAACAACCGCCCTGGACCCCACCGTCCCATCCCTCCACGTCCACATCCACACCCCTTCCAGTCCCACCATTAACAGTGTGGAACTCCCTAACCCGATCCAAGACCCCATTCGTACCCATAGACCCAGCCGGACGCAAAGTAACCTGGTACGCATGCGGACCGACAGTCTACGACGACGCACATCTAGGCCATGCGCGCAATTACATGAGCACGGATATCCTGCGGCGGATTATGCGGGATTACTTTGGGTTCGATGTGCGCTTCGTGATGAATATTACCGATGTGGATGATAAGATTATTATCCGTGGCAGACAGCAGTATCTGTTTAAGCAGTATTTGGATGAACATCCGGTTGTTACGAGGGGTGTTTTGCAGAGTGCAACTGTGGCGTATGGGTTTTATATACGCGAGAATCTAAGTCTACTTGATCCGGGGACGGAGCCGGGATGGTTTGCTGAGCGAGTTGAGGACGTGTATGGTGTGGTTTTGAGAGGGGGGACACTGGAtatggaggggaagaagcctggtgatgctgaagcGAAGATAAGGATGCATATCAACACGCTTATACCGGCTGCTAGCATGATTGCTGATGTTACAAGCTACTTTGCAGCTCAGTCAGAGGATGTGGACGAGTTGGGAGGAAGCATAACGAGTGACGATTTCTACAATGCCACCCGGGAAGTCTACCTCCCTTACATCGATAGTCTCAAGGGCTCATCCGTGCCCGCAGATGCGTACGACATCTTCACGAAACTGGCTCGCAAATACGAAAACCATTTCATGAAAGACATGCGGGGCCTTAACGTCCTGGACCCTGATGAAATAACCCGGGTCACAGAATACGGGCAAGAGATCGCGGATTTCGTAGAGAAGATCGTGGCAAATCAATTCGGATACGTTACCCCCGATGGATCCGTCTACTTCGACATAGACCAGTTCGAGAAAGCCGGAAACCACTACGCCAGACTGGAGCCGTGGAATCGAAATAACCAGCCCCTGCAGCGAGACGGAGAGGGAGCATTGACCAAAGCCGTACAGAAGAAATCGCCTGACGACTTCGCCCTCTGGAAGGCCTCTCGACCGGGTGAACCGGCCTGGCCGAGCCCGTGGGGACCTGGACGCCCTGGGTGGCATATCGAATGTTCGGCTATGGCTTCGAGTCGACTGGGGAGTCAGATTGATGTCCATTCTGGAGGCGTTGATCTGGCGTTTCCGCACCATGATAATGAACTCGCCCAGAGCGAGGCGTATTGGTCTAGTAGCCAGCAATGGGTAAATTACTTCTTGCATATGGGCCACTTGTCGATCCAGGGGTCGAAGATGTCGAAAAGCTTGAAGAATTTCGTTACCGTCCGTGACGCTCTTGACCGAGGCGATTGGACCCCGCGGGGGCTGAGGATTGTCTTTTTGTTGGGAGGTTGGCGAGATGGGGTTGAGATCTCGGACGAGCTAGTCAAGGCATCGTCGTCTTGGGAAGATAAGCTAACCAACTTCTTCATTAAGGCGAAGGATGTCGCGAGCCGAGACAGCTCACAGACTGTTGAATTCTCTCTATCGGGAGCCCTCGAGGTGGCCCAGGATAGGGTTCATGAACACTTTTGCGATTCATTCAACACGCCTAAGGTCATGGCGTCTATTTCAGACTTGGTTTCTGTTTTCAACACCCATGATATTAGATCATTGGATCCAACAGCGGTGGATGCCGCAGCGAGATGGGTGACTCGAATCGTGACGATTCTTGGATTGAACGGTGTAGCCTTGCCTGATAGTGCTGGCATTGGGTGGGAGGGAACTGACATCCCTGATGCCGCAAAACCGTTTATATACCCGCTATCTGCCATGCGAGATTCGTTGCGTCGTGTTGCTAAATCGGATACGCCCATAACTTCTAATCAACTTCAAAGAATTATAGACGAATCGACGGTCACAGTTGACATTTCGGACACCGGTAGATCATATGCCGATGCCTTGGATAGCTTCCGCTCCAGAATTTCCTTGCTGAAGGTAGGGGTGGCATCTACGTCGAAAGAAATACTTTCCCTATCTGATAAGCTACGCGACGTCGACCTGTTTAACCTTGGCATTTACCTCGAAGACCGCGAAGACATGCCTGCGTTAGTTCGGCCAGTGACTAGGGATATGATTCAAACCCGTGAAGAACTTGTCCAACAGGCTAAGGAAAAACAAGAGGAGAAAGGGAAGCAAGATAGCCTTGTCCGTGGGAGACTCGAGAAGGGGAAAATACGTCCTTTGGATATGTTCAAGACCACCGAGTTTAGTGCTTGGGATAAGGACGGGCTTCCGACTAAAGATGCTGCAGGCGAGCCGGTCAATAAGAGTCGCAGTAAGAAGCTGCGAAAGGAGTGGGAAAGGCAGAAGAAGGCTCATGAAGCCTGGATTGTCGCCAATGCTTGA
- a CDS encoding uncharacterized protein (COG:S;~EggNog:ENOG410PXKE;~TransMembrane:6 (o20-42i54-79o99-121i133-153o184-203i215-235o)) has translation MDAGQNTKGQIDVMENRHAATFGVGIGFIVFDSVVIALRIYARAFMLRALGTDDILMIIGAILNFGLSVTIMIGSNYGIGKHALAISPSDSVPMLKCIWVTRLLYTASMGFVKMSLLWFYLRLDPRNHMRWAVFFVMFINVGLSLASFIGALAGCSPPSLFWTDPTAEGCMPMGPQQRFYEVNGILNIVTDILTYLLPVPMLYSLQLSLRKKGAILGIFGLGILSIAAACVRYNFVIKLASAAEEYYLLLADSLNWCTIEAYVAIFCGCAPSLSILIKTYAPTVFGSSNATSTKSPNASYIMQRRTPLKGNRRLGRGDITLGSQDAIVTGGNPDQDPDQEGIVMKTDIQMDVASAKSAEDATYKPEYYDFTRRA, from the exons ATGGATGCCGGCCAGAATACAAAGGGCCAAATTGATGTCATGGAGAATCGCCATGCGGCAACCTTTGGCGTGGGAATTGGGTTTATCGTGTTTGACTCGGTTGTCATTGCGCTGCGTATCTATGCACGCGCCTTTATGCTGCGCGCTCTGGGGACGGATGACA TATTGATGATAATTGGAGCA ATACTCAATTTCGGATTATCAGTAACAATTATGATCGGATCAAACTACGGAATCGGAAAACACGCCCTCGCTATATCACCCAGCGATAGCGTGCCTATGCTAAAG TGTATCTGGGTTACGCGCCTCCTCTATACCGCTTCCATGGGCTTCGTCAAAATGTCCCTACTGTGGTTCTACCTCCGGCTCGATCCCCGAAATCATATGCGCTGggctgtcttcttcgtcatgtTCATCAATGTCGGTCTATCTCTTGCGAGCTTCATCGGTGCTTTGGCAGGCTGTAGCCCTCCATCTTTGTTCTGGACCGATCCAACAGCGGAGGGATGTATGCCCATGGGACCACAGCAGCGTTTCTATGAAGTCAATGGCATCTTGAATATCGTGACGGATATCTTGACGTATCTACTCCCAGTCCCAATGTTGTATAGTCTGCAGTTGAGTTTGCGCAAGAAGGGGGCTATTCTGGGGATCTTTGGACTGGGTATTCTGTCTATTGCAG CTGCCTGCGTTCGCTATAACTTCGTCATAAAACTCGCCTCCGCCGCAGAAGAATATTACCTCCTCCTAGCCGACTCCCTCAACTGGTGCACGATCGAGGCTTACGTCG CCATCTTCTGCGGCTGCGccccctcgctctccatCTTGATCAAAACCTACGCACCAACTGTATTCGGGTCTTCGAACGCTACCAGCACGAAGTCGCCCAACGCAAGTTATATTATGCAGCGACGCACCCCGTTGAAAGGTAATCGACGTCTGGGAAGGGGCGATATCACGCTGGGTAGCCAAGATGCTATTGTGACTGGCGGCAATCCAGACCAGGATCCCGATCAGGAGGGGATTGTGATGAAGACCGATATCCAGATGGATGTGGCGTCGGCGAAATCGGCCGAGGATGCTACTTATAAACCTGAGTATTATGATTTTACGAGGCGGgcttaa